CCCGCGATCGCGCGCCTCGCCGAGGCGGCGGGCATCGCCGCGCTCACGGTGCATGGCCGCACGCGCGAGGACTTCTTCGCCGGCGCGGCCGAGCACGATACGGTTGCGGCCGTGAAGGCCGCCGTGCGCATCCCGGTCATCGCCAATGGCGACATCGACTCGCCGGAACGGGCCCGCGAGGTACTCGCGCACACGAACTGCGATGCGGTGATGATCGGCCGAGCCGCACACGGACGGCCGTGGATTTTCCGCGCGATTACCCAGTTCCTTGCCACGGGCAGCGCGGCGGCTCCCCCGCAGCCGGAGGAAGTGCGCGACATCGTGCTCGGCCATCTCGACGCCCTGTACGGCTTCTACGGCGAGCACATGGGCCTGCGTATCGCACGCAAGCACCTCGGCTGGTACGCCGCGGGCCACCCGGGTGAACGGGAGTTCCGGGCGGCTGCCAACCAGGCCGGCATACCCGCCGTGCAACGGCGGCTGGCACAGGAGTTTTTCACCCGACCCGCCGAGCGGCCGCGCGCCGCCGCCTGATCGCAAGGAGCCCGCCATGAATCTCGGAAAGCATCACGCCGCGTGGGGCACCGTGGTGCCCGCCGTGGCACTCCTGTGTGCCGTCACCGCGTACGCGCAGGCGCCAGCCCCGGCGACTCCACCGCCCCCGGCGGCGATCAGCCCCGAGGCGCAATCCTTCTATCGCAACCTCCGGCCGCGGCCGCCCGGGCAAACGGACTACCAGGACCCGCAGGCCATGCAGCGCATGCGCAACGGTCTGGCGCAGATGTTCCTCGCGAACGCCCGCAAGATCTCCACCGATTACCAGCTCGAGGAAGTCGATGCGGGCGGGACCAGGGCGTACTGGATACGCACCGGTACGCCGCGGCACGCCGACAAGGCCATCCTGTACCTGCACGGCGGCGGTTACATCATCGGCTCGGCCACCAGCAATCTCGGCGTGCCCCTGCGCATCGGTCCGGCCGCCGGCGTGCCGGTCCTGTCGGTGGATTACCGGCTGGCGCCCGAGCAGCCCTACCCCGCCGCGCTCGACGACTGCCTGGCCGCCTACCGCTGGCTCCTGAAGCACGGCATGAAGGGTCGGGACATCGCTTTCATGGGCGACTCGGCCGGCGGTGGCCTCGCCGTCGCCTGCGCGCTCGGCGCGCGGCGCGACGGGTTGCCCATGCCGGCCGCAGTCGCGGCGCTCTCACCGCTCACCGATCTCACCCCGACCAGCGACACGCGCCATACGCTCGCGCCCTACGATCCGCTGGTGGTCGGCGACCCCACTGCGCGGTTTGCGCTGTACGCCGGCGGGCACGACGTGCGTAATCCCCTGATCTCGCCCGTGTACGGCGATCTGACGGGCTTTCCGCCGCTGCTGATCCAGGTGGGCACGCGCGAGGTGCTGCTCAGCGACTCCGTCCGCCTCGCGCGCCGCGCGCGCGAAGCCGGCGTGGACGTGACGCTCGACGTCTGGGAAGGCATGTGGCATGTCTGGCAGGATCACGCCACCGCGCCGGAAGCGAAGGCCGCGTCGCGGGACATCGCCCATTTTCTCGAGGCGCAACTGCTGCGCAGCGATCACCCCGCCAGCCGATGAGGGCCGGCGGCATGGCGCGCTTGCCCGGGCCACCGGCACCGCCGCCTGCGACACACTGAGCCATGGCCCTCTTCCGCCTGAACCAGGTCAGCCTCGCCTTCGGTGACCAGCCCGTCTTCCGCGATGCCGAC
This genomic interval from Gammaproteobacteria bacterium contains the following:
- the dusB gene encoding tRNA dihydrouridine synthase DusB, producing the protein MQIGPYRIDPPVVLAPMAGVSDRPFRELCRRFGAGLAVSEMTGTDPRLWGTAKSRHRMDFAQESAPVSVQIAGHDPQLLAAAARHNVGLGAQIIDINMGCPAKKVCKVAAGSALLRDEALVGRILAAVVAAVPVPVTLKIRTGYTREQRNAPAIARLAEAAGIAALTVHGRTREDFFAGAAEHDTVAAVKAAVRIPVIANGDIDSPERAREVLAHTNCDAVMIGRAAHGRPWIFRAITQFLATGSAAAPPQPEEVRDIVLGHLDALYGFYGEHMGLRIARKHLGWYAAGHPGEREFRAAANQAGIPAVQRRLAQEFFTRPAERPRAAA
- a CDS encoding alpha/beta hydrolase produces the protein MNLGKHHAAWGTVVPAVALLCAVTAYAQAPAPATPPPPAAISPEAQSFYRNLRPRPPGQTDYQDPQAMQRMRNGLAQMFLANARKISTDYQLEEVDAGGTRAYWIRTGTPRHADKAILYLHGGGYIIGSATSNLGVPLRIGPAAGVPVLSVDYRLAPEQPYPAALDDCLAAYRWLLKHGMKGRDIAFMGDSAGGGLAVACALGARRDGLPMPAAVAALSPLTDLTPTSDTRHTLAPYDPLVVGDPTARFALYAGGHDVRNPLISPVYGDLTGFPPLLIQVGTREVLLSDSVRLARRAREAGVDVTLDVWEGMWHVWQDHATAPEAKAASRDIAHFLEAQLLRSDHPASR